In Desertifilum tharense IPPAS B-1220, a genomic segment contains:
- a CDS encoding glycosyltransferase family 4 protein — protein sequence MNTLKVISLGPSLLQQGGMAAVENIILRYAPSDVSIKHISTHEEGSGVQKIKVFAQGLLNLISKLLRGRADLLHVHFSERACVYRTLAIMAIASIFRRPVVLHAHGSEFREFYAKLSAPVQGLVRFMLGQCSRFVVLSESWKDYYQHTLKLTDKQVVVLANPIELPPAIPNREQSHPVKIVFLGRIGQRKGTFDLIQAFAAMTREQKAKARLILAGDGEEDAARKLIKSLDLAGVTSLLGWIDSAKRNEILQSADIFVLPSYNEGLPMAMLEAMSWGLPAIVTPVGGIPEVIEHGRNGLLVNPGDVERLTQGLQQLIEDETYRLELGKQARDSVTPLAIENYWENLRNLYDSMLPQSKGAIAPPLNTVPLTK from the coding sequence ATGAATACATTGAAAGTGATTTCCCTCGGCCCCAGTCTATTGCAACAAGGGGGGATGGCTGCTGTTGAAAATATAATTCTGCGTTACGCGCCCTCTGACGTATCAATTAAACATATTTCTACGCACGAAGAAGGTTCAGGCGTGCAGAAAATTAAGGTTTTCGCCCAAGGTCTACTGAACCTGATAAGCAAATTGTTACGCGGGCGTGCGGACTTATTGCACGTCCATTTCTCCGAGCGAGCTTGCGTTTATCGCACCCTGGCGATTATGGCGATCGCCTCCATCTTTCGCCGTCCAGTCGTCTTACACGCCCACGGCAGCGAGTTTCGCGAATTCTATGCCAAACTGTCCGCGCCAGTTCAAGGACTGGTTCGCTTCATGCTCGGTCAGTGCAGCCGCTTTGTGGTGCTATCTGAAAGTTGGAAAGATTATTACCAACACACCCTCAAGCTTACGGACAAACAGGTTGTCGTTCTCGCCAACCCGATCGAATTACCCCCAGCTATCCCCAACCGCGAGCAATCCCATCCCGTCAAAATCGTTTTTCTCGGTCGTATCGGTCAGCGTAAAGGCACCTTTGATCTGATTCAAGCCTTTGCGGCCATGACGCGCGAACAAAAAGCCAAGGCTCGCCTCATTTTAGCGGGCGATGGGGAAGAAGACGCGGCTCGCAAGCTCATTAAAAGCTTAGACCTAGCAGGAGTGACTAGCCTGCTTGGCTGGATTGACTCTGCCAAACGCAACGAAATTCTTCAATCAGCCGATATCTTCGTTTTACCCTCCTATAACGAAGGTCTGCCAATGGCAATGCTAGAGGCGATGAGTTGGGGACTACCCGCCATTGTCACCCCAGTGGGGGGCATTCCAGAAGTCATCGAACACGGGCGCAACGGTTTATTAGTCAATCCCGGCGATGTCGAACGGCTGACTCAAGGGTTGCAACAACTGATTGAAGACGAAACTTACCGTCTAGAGTTAGGCAAACAAGCCAGAGACAGCGTTACCCCACTCGCGATTGAAAACTACTGGGAAAATCTCCGAAACTTATATGATTCCATGCTGCCTCAATCCAAGGGTGCGATCGCGCCTCCGCTGAATACAGTCCCCCTCACCAAATAA
- a CDS encoding HEAT repeat domain-containing protein → MAIDSQLLQQASNPHTPPEQLRELAAYEDVAIRQLVVVNPNTPTEVLWELGKEFPAPLLENPVLALLCLENLNLVDVIPIETLICLLNLETVPDYLKQGLIHAQVEVRRAIAKNLNTPVHCLEHLVQDPEPKVRVAIVYNTNTPVHCLEQLAQDPEEWVRWEIARNLHTPVPCLELLAQDPDKSVRWAIAYNTNTPLDTLKRLESDRDRAIANQAQYAQTFRERSRSLYLQNSPNKIK, encoded by the coding sequence ATGGCGATAGATTCCCAACTGCTACAGCAAGCCAGCAACCCGCATACGCCACCGGAACAACTGCGAGAATTGGCAGCTTATGAGGATGTCGCCATTCGTCAGTTAGTTGTTGTGAACCCCAACACGCCAACTGAGGTGTTATGGGAGTTAGGGAAAGAGTTTCCCGCACCACTCCTAGAAAATCCTGTCTTAGCACTGTTATGTCTCGAAAATCTGAATTTAGTTGATGTAATACCGATAGAGACATTAATCTGTCTATTGAACTTAGAGACAGTACCGGATTATTTAAAACAAGGTTTAATTCACGCACAAGTTGAGGTTCGACGGGCGATCGCAAAAAACCTAAATACCCCAGTGCATTGCCTTGAACACTTAGTACAAGATCCAGAGCCAAAAGTTCGAGTCGCGATCGTATACAACACTAACACCCCAGTGCATTGCCTTGAACAGCTAGCACAAGATCCAGAGGAATGGGTTCGATGGGAGATCGCACGCAATCTACACACCCCAGTACCTTGCCTTGAACTGTTAGCTCAAGATCCAGACAAATCAGTTCGATGGGCGATCGCATACAACACTAACACCCCACTCGATACGCTCAAACGTTTAGAGAGCGATCGCGATCGCGCCATTGCTAATCAAGCCCAATACGCTCAAACGTTTAGAGAGCGATCGCGATCCTTATATTTGCAAAACAGCCCAAACAAAATTAAATAA
- a CDS encoding VWA-like domain-containing protein gives MSLTADIEKTISASVLRVRMRCPFFATLALFTNFHTTHTHPTAATDGKNIYFNPEFVRSLSSPQVDGVLLHEVLHAALLHVVRRGTREPLLWNIAADIVVNGAIAEQKCFELPEGTIRDPELEHLSVEEVYEILLPHAERYVLDESACDLLDISPGDSLSESSRKVLETYWRNAVQRAIAIARASQQGNIPAGLWRELGSLTQAQLDWRSYLWRYLVKTPNDFTGFDRRFIGRGLYLEALEGETVQVFVAVDTSGSICDAQMRLFLSEVRGILQSYPHLKCELYYVDAEAYGPYSLEGETTIPQPVGGGGTSFIPFFEKVNAQLDWHSTQICVYLTDGYGDFPSPPPEIPVLWVVTPGGLALEAFPFGETVRLLS, from the coding sequence ATGAGTTTGACAGCGGATATTGAAAAAACGATTAGCGCTTCGGTGTTGCGGGTGCGGATGAGATGTCCTTTTTTTGCCACCTTAGCCCTATTTACCAATTTCCACACTACCCACACTCACCCCACAGCCGCAACGGATGGGAAGAATATTTATTTTAATCCTGAGTTTGTTCGTTCCTTGTCTTCTCCGCAGGTGGATGGGGTGTTACTCCACGAAGTTTTACACGCCGCTTTGCTGCATGTGGTGCGCCGAGGCACGCGGGAACCCCTATTATGGAATATTGCTGCGGATATTGTGGTCAATGGTGCGATCGCAGAACAGAAGTGTTTTGAATTGCCAGAAGGAACTATCCGCGATCCTGAATTAGAGCATCTCAGCGTTGAAGAAGTCTACGAAATTTTACTCCCCCACGCCGAACGCTATGTTCTCGATGAAAGCGCTTGTGACTTACTCGATATCTCCCCTGGCGATAGCCTCAGCGAGTCTAGCCGCAAGGTGCTTGAAACCTATTGGCGCAATGCCGTCCAGAGGGCGATCGCGATCGCTCGTGCTAGCCAACAGGGTAACATCCCCGCAGGCTTGTGGCGAGAACTCGGAAGCCTCACCCAAGCCCAACTCGACTGGCGTTCCTATCTCTGGCGCTATCTGGTGAAAACACCGAATGATTTTACGGGGTTTGACCGTCGTTTTATCGGCAGAGGCTTATATTTAGAAGCATTAGAAGGCGAAACGGTGCAAGTATTTGTTGCAGTGGATACTAGCGGCTCAATTTGCGACGCTCAAATGCGCCTATTTTTAAGTGAAGTTCGCGGTATTCTCCAGTCCTATCCTCACCTGAAATGCGAACTCTACTATGTAGATGCCGAAGCTTATGGCCCTTATTCTCTAGAAGGCGAAACCACAATTCCTCAACCCGTTGGCGGCGGCGGAACCTCCTTTATTCCCTTCTTTGAAAAAGTCAACGCCCAACTAGACTGGCATTCTACCCAAATCTGCGTTTATCTCACCGATGGTTATGGTGATTTTCCCTCACCCCCCCCAGAAATTCCCGTTCTCTGGGTTGTCACACCTGGCGGGTTAGCACTAGAAGCATTTCCCTTTGGAGAAACTGTCCGATTATTGTCCTAA
- a CDS encoding GAF domain-containing sensor histidine kinase — MNIPPQELAMHSLSGCSESREPLLERVPTPPYREDEAFAASRCYSRKPLPRCISPVQTAMPAWIGYQKLVSQLTMAIRANQEVNRIFQLALEGLAQSFLLDRAMIILFKYSDPLNKDFTKQMPQFRASLACEWQEQQWMAIEDGDREIAGDYTFWGSDCSLCQLALREAPKPVAIAPVNRLNQISLYPLNNLPQSPIAAIFKTQDFSTSLCLPLYAPSNTAATQNTTLGFIILQNRQPRLWQSAELEFAELISAQVSSAIMQSQTLRQVQALVDERTAQLQRSLEVQAKLYEQTRRQIDQLRHLNQLKDEFVNSVQHELKTPLTKMKVAISILREADSSPERRERYLDILEQECNQEINLILDLLKLQKLESKQTQLHRQPVDLKLLIKQLATEFEERWHHKGLNLQVNFPKRSLKLQSDLESLTYIIQELLANAGKYSHRNTTVVLSASHQIDPQQADQIVLTLSNLGSEIAPAEQPYIFDKFRRGKAAIEQALPGTGLGLALVKCHIQHLEATIAVSSQPLDPCSNIWQTCFTTIFPQL; from the coding sequence ATGAATATTCCCCCCCAAGAGTTAGCCATGCACAGCTTATCCGGCTGCTCAGAAAGCCGAGAACCCTTACTTGAGAGAGTACCAACCCCCCCCTATCGAGAGGACGAAGCGTTTGCGGCTTCCCGATGCTACTCTCGCAAACCCTTACCGCGCTGTATTTCTCCAGTGCAAACCGCCATGCCTGCTTGGATCGGCTATCAAAAACTGGTCAGTCAGTTAACGATGGCCATTCGAGCCAACCAAGAAGTCAATCGAATTTTTCAGCTTGCTCTAGAAGGACTCGCCCAGTCTTTCCTGCTCGATCGAGCCATGATTATTTTATTCAAATATAGCGATCCGCTCAATAAAGACTTTACAAAACAAATGCCGCAGTTCCGCGCCAGTCTGGCGTGCGAGTGGCAAGAGCAGCAGTGGATGGCGATTGAAGATGGCGATCGCGAAATTGCTGGGGATTATACCTTTTGGGGATCGGATTGCAGTCTGTGCCAGCTTGCCTTGCGCGAAGCCCCCAAACCCGTTGCGATCGCCCCCGTTAATCGCCTCAATCAGATCTCGCTTTACCCGCTGAATAACCTTCCCCAAAGTCCGATCGCCGCTATTTTCAAAACGCAGGACTTTTCCACCTCCCTGTGTCTGCCCCTCTACGCCCCTAGCAATACGGCAGCCACGCAAAATACCACGTTAGGATTCATTATCCTGCAAAACCGACAACCCCGGCTTTGGCAAAGCGCCGAGTTAGAATTTGCCGAACTGATTAGCGCCCAAGTCAGCAGCGCCATCATGCAGTCGCAAACCCTGCGCCAAGTCCAAGCCTTAGTAGACGAACGCACCGCCCAACTTCAGCGCAGCTTAGAAGTCCAAGCCAAGCTTTACGAACAGACGCGGCGACAAATCGATCAACTGCGCCATCTCAATCAACTCAAAGATGAGTTTGTCAATTCCGTGCAGCACGAACTCAAGACGCCCTTAACCAAAATGAAGGTCGCCATTAGCATCCTGCGCGAAGCCGACTCTTCCCCGGAGCGTCGGGAACGGTACCTCGATATTCTAGAGCAAGAGTGCAATCAAGAAATTAACCTGATCCTCGACTTGCTCAAATTACAAAAGCTGGAGTCTAAACAAACCCAACTGCATCGCCAACCCGTCGATCTCAAACTCTTAATTAAGCAACTCGCCACAGAATTTGAAGAACGATGGCATCACAAGGGATTGAACCTGCAAGTCAACTTCCCCAAGCGATCGCTCAAACTGCAAAGCGATCTCGAAAGCCTCACCTACATCATCCAAGAACTGCTGGCGAACGCGGGCAAATACTCCCATCGCAATACCACCGTCGTTCTCAGCGCCTCCCATCAAATCGATCCGCAACAAGCCGATCAAATCGTCCTCACCCTCTCTAACTTGGGTAGCGAGATCGCGCCCGCAGAACAGCCTTATATTTTTGATAAGTTCCGTCGCGGGAAAGCCGCCATTGAGCAAGCTTTACCGGGGACAGGTTTAGGTTTAGCCTTAGTGAAGTGTCACATCCAGCATTTAGAAGCCACGATCGCCGTTTCCAGTCAGCCTCTAGACCCTTGCTCGAATATTTGGCAAACCTGTTTTACAACAATTTTTCCTCAGTTATAA
- a CDS encoding AarF/ABC1/UbiB kinase family protein, with protein MLIKPTPRSFRWQRPYYSLFARQLDVLLAASQFLFTIGWDRLLANRSASVRRRRARWFVQTLLNLGPTFIKIGQALSTRADLLPLEYVEELAQLQDRVPQFDSAEAIAVVESELGSSIYALYREFEATPLASASLGQVHRARLHTGEEVVVKVQRPGLKALFDIDFRTVHLLLRLCDRFLVWTRQYNLEAIYQEFFALLYQEIDYRQEAKNADRFREHFLGYEHILVPQIYWEYCTPKVLTMEYLPGIKIDDRPALEACDIDPKRINQLGICCYLKQLLVDGFFQADPHPGNMAVTQEGNLIFYDFGMMAEVKALAKDQMVKTFFAVLRKDADEVLGTLIQMGLIEPVGNLTPVRRMIGFLLEKFTEKPIDVRAFSEIKNELYLMFEQQPFRLPAQMTFILKALTTLDGIARVLDPEYNLVAAAQPFVRSITTTRGRGQIVGELARQARDFIRYKLHQPNPTELFIRRLEERIEQGEITIRVRSLESDRALKRVNLALKSTIYCCLTGFSCIAGAILLVGNYPGIAIALFCASGFFFLVLVRLLIELALRERLDRLAEK; from the coding sequence ATGCTCATTAAGCCGACACCGAGGTCTTTCCGTTGGCAACGCCCCTATTACTCGTTATTTGCCCGTCAACTTGATGTCTTGTTGGCTGCCAGTCAGTTTCTATTTACCATCGGTTGGGATCGGCTGCTGGCGAATCGTTCGGCGTCAGTGCGTCGGCGTCGCGCCCGTTGGTTTGTTCAGACGTTACTCAACTTGGGCCCCACGTTTATTAAAATTGGTCAGGCCCTCTCCACCCGTGCCGATCTGCTGCCCCTAGAATATGTTGAGGAGTTGGCACAACTCCAAGATCGGGTACCGCAGTTTGATAGCGCTGAAGCGATCGCGGTGGTGGAGTCGGAGTTGGGTAGCTCCATTTATGCCCTCTACCGAGAATTTGAAGCGACGCCCCTCGCCTCTGCCAGTTTAGGCCAAGTCCATCGCGCCCGGTTGCATACGGGGGAAGAAGTGGTGGTTAAGGTGCAGCGTCCGGGGTTAAAGGCGTTATTTGATATTGACTTTAGAACGGTTCACCTGTTGCTGCGATTGTGCGATCGCTTTCTGGTGTGGACGCGCCAATACAACCTAGAGGCCATTTACCAAGAATTTTTCGCCCTCCTGTATCAGGAAATTGACTATCGCCAAGAAGCCAAAAATGCCGACCGCTTCCGGGAACATTTCCTGGGTTACGAGCATATCCTGGTTCCGCAGATTTACTGGGAATACTGCACCCCCAAAGTTTTGACGATGGAGTATTTGCCCGGAATTAAGATTGACGATCGACCCGCCTTAGAAGCCTGCGATATCGATCCGAAAAGAATTAACCAACTGGGAATCTGTTGCTATCTCAAGCAACTGTTGGTGGATGGCTTTTTTCAAGCAGACCCCCATCCGGGGAATATGGCTGTCACCCAAGAGGGGAATCTGATTTTCTATGACTTTGGCATGATGGCGGAAGTGAAAGCCTTAGCCAAGGATCAGATGGTTAAAACCTTTTTTGCCGTCTTGCGGAAAGATGCTGATGAGGTTCTAGGGACGTTGATTCAAATGGGTCTGATTGAACCTGTGGGCAATTTAACCCCAGTCCGCCGGATGATTGGCTTTCTGTTGGAGAAGTTTACCGAAAAGCCGATTGATGTACGGGCGTTTAGCGAGATTAAAAACGAACTGTATCTCATGTTTGAGCAACAGCCATTTCGACTGCCCGCGCAAATGACGTTTATCCTTAAAGCACTGACTACCCTGGATGGGATTGCTCGCGTTCTCGATCCTGAATATAACCTCGTGGCGGCCGCTCAACCGTTTGTCAGAAGCATTACCACCACTAGAGGTCGGGGGCAAATCGTTGGAGAATTGGCCCGACAGGCGCGGGATTTTATTCGTTATAAACTGCATCAACCCAACCCCACAGAGTTATTTATCCGACGTTTAGAGGAACGGATCGAACAGGGAGAAATTACGATTCGCGTGCGTTCCCTAGAGAGCGATCGCGCCCTCAAGCGGGTGAACCTTGCCCTGAAAAGTACGATTTACTGCTGTTTAACCGGATTTAGCTGTATTGCGGGGGCGATTTTGTTGGTGGGGAATTATCCGGGAATTGCGATCGCCCTTTTCTGCGCGTCGGGTTTCTTCTTCCTGGTGCTGGTACGCCTGCTAATTGAATTGGCCCTGCGAGAACGCCTCGATCGGCTCGCCGAAAAGTAG
- a CDS encoding ATP-binding protein, with the protein MTPTALKTYLNNLVSKNLKISTMIWGPPGIGKSSIVAQIARRHQMDFIDVRLSQLAPTDLRGLPVAEEGISKWYPPEFLPRTGKGILFLDELNMAPPAMQGMAQQLILDRKVGSYEVPPDWFVWAAGNRKEDRAAVFDMPSPLANRFLHLQVIPDFDSFKTYALATKIHEQIIAFLSYRTTLLHKLDPQQPAWPSPRSWEMASHLHYAGLEIAPAIGEETTAEFTAYIQLYENLPDLGRILKGLDRSLPFPQEPSVRYATTIGLAVRAEDATQGYNAFTWLSDVATAEWIQLFAVDLFRSLRTKGQMGALAQLVQKDTRLQGFLKDFQGLVAL; encoded by the coding sequence ATGACCCCCACCGCCTTAAAAACCTATCTGAATAACCTGGTGAGCAAAAACCTTAAAATCAGCACCATGATTTGGGGGCCTCCGGGGATTGGAAAATCGAGCATTGTGGCACAAATTGCCCGCCGCCATCAAATGGACTTTATCGACGTGCGCCTCTCCCAACTCGCCCCCACAGACTTGCGCGGACTCCCGGTAGCTGAGGAAGGGATTTCTAAATGGTATCCGCCAGAATTTCTCCCCCGCACGGGTAAAGGTATCCTGTTTCTCGATGAATTGAATATGGCACCCCCCGCCATGCAGGGAATGGCGCAACAATTGATTTTAGACCGGAAAGTCGGTAGCTACGAAGTCCCGCCCGATTGGTTTGTCTGGGCCGCCGGAAACCGCAAAGAAGACCGCGCCGCCGTCTTTGATATGCCTTCCCCCCTGGCGAACCGCTTTTTACACCTGCAAGTTATCCCCGACTTTGACAGCTTCAAAACCTACGCCCTCGCCACCAAAATTCACGAACAAATTATCGCTTTTCTCTCCTATCGCACCACCCTATTGCACAAACTCGACCCCCAACAACCCGCTTGGCCTTCTCCCCGTTCCTGGGAAATGGCCAGCCATTTGCACTATGCTGGTTTAGAGATTGCCCCGGCTATTGGCGAAGAAACCACCGCCGAATTTACCGCCTATATTCAACTGTATGAAAACTTACCGGATCTAGGACGCATTCTTAAAGGTTTAGATCGTTCTCTCCCCTTCCCTCAAGAACCTTCTGTGCGTTACGCCACTACTATTGGACTGGCGGTTCGCGCCGAAGATGCCACCCAAGGCTACAATGCCTTTACCTGGTTGAGTGATGTAGCAACTGCTGAATGGATACAACTGTTTGCGGTTGATTTATTCCGCAGCCTGCGAACCAAGGGGCAAATGGGTGCATTGGCGCAACTGGTTCAAAAAGATACCCGCCTGCAAGGTTTCCTCAAGGATTTTCAAGGCTTAGTGGCGCTATGA
- a CDS encoding DUF29 domain-containing protein, producing the protein MSKFTKLYEVDFYAWTIEQAKFLKEGKWDGLDISNLVEEIESLGKQQRQELRNRLGTLLGHLLKWEFQSSHRSKSWFATLREQRRRILELLEESPSLKPYLPESLEKAYQDALDLAVRETPLNYKDFPQTCPYAIAQILDSAFFPGELLESDPS; encoded by the coding sequence ATGTCTAAATTTACTAAGCTCTACGAAGTAGACTTTTATGCCTGGACTATTGAACAAGCTAAATTCCTTAAGGAAGGAAAGTGGGATGGCTTAGATATCTCAAATTTGGTAGAAGAAATTGAATCATTGGGAAAACAACAAAGACAGGAGTTGAGAAACCGCTTAGGGACTTTATTAGGACATCTTCTGAAATGGGAATTTCAGTCCAGTCATCGCTCTAAAAGCTGGTTTGCAACTCTTCGAGAACAGCGTCGGCGAATTCTAGAACTTTTGGAAGAAAGTCCTAGTTTAAAGCCCTATTTGCCGGAAAGCTTAGAAAAAGCATATCAAGATGCGCTAGACTTGGCCGTTCGCGAAACCCCTTTGAACTACAAAGATTTTCCCCAAACCTGTCCTTATGCGATCGCGCAAATATTAGATTCTGCTTTCTTTCCTGGAGAACTGCTTGAATCCGATCCCAGTTAG
- a CDS encoding ATP-binding protein produces the protein MTAQSPLVVRNIIGTVKGPGETGNQYVFITSDNRQVRIGEFVYYSGIDGNTSQEILGKISALRLIDHLPDRMFADPEISPEAIAAFVGFTYENPELYEVTVDIIGYFHPALGFVNPRRIPDPGTKVALASDESLRQILCRKQPGEVGSANIGSVLLRKGGAVPVVLDVKEIVSTHLAILAGTGSGKSYTAGVLIEELLLPYNRAPVLIFDPHGEYGTLAEIQGHPAFQSQDGYAPRVKVLTPDRVRIRMSSLDYYDIQTLLPQMSDRQQAILHKAFISLKKRTNLEHRWDIEDLIQEVHDADRQVDEEGNEKLGSSAPAIEWKLEKLKHSPYFHALHHLAPRDLFEPGQVTVFQMNEISQEEQQVICAAILRQAYHARINTQKEKISPGDENYLPFPVFILLEEAHRFAPAHDPSRCKAVLRTILSEGRKFGLGVGLITQRPGKLDSDVLSQCMSQFLMRIINPVDQDSLKHGVEAAGRDLLKELPALTKGQVIISGACVNTPVLCQVRKRLTQHGGDTLNAPMLWQGYFQTHQLEQREAEAAPLVGRGRSQTVNGRSIE, from the coding sequence ATGACCGCCCAATCACCCCTTGTTGTCCGCAATATTATTGGTACTGTAAAAGGCCCTGGCGAAACGGGGAACCAGTATGTGTTTATTACCTCAGATAATCGTCAGGTGAGAATTGGTGAATTTGTCTATTATTCGGGGATAGATGGCAATACTTCTCAGGAAATTCTCGGCAAAATCTCTGCCCTAAGATTGATTGACCATTTGCCCGATCGCATGTTCGCCGATCCGGAAATTAGTCCAGAAGCGATCGCGGCATTTGTGGGTTTCACGTACGAAAATCCCGAACTTTATGAAGTTACGGTTGATATTATCGGCTATTTTCATCCCGCTTTGGGCTTTGTGAATCCGCGCCGCATTCCCGATCCGGGGACAAAGGTCGCCCTCGCTAGCGATGAGAGTTTGCGGCAAATTCTCTGTCGCAAGCAACCGGGCGAAGTCGGTAGCGCCAATATTGGTTCCGTATTATTACGTAAGGGCGGGGCGGTTCCGGTGGTTCTCGACGTTAAAGAAATTGTGAGTACGCATTTGGCGATCTTGGCGGGAACGGGTTCGGGAAAATCCTACACCGCCGGGGTTTTGATTGAAGAGTTGCTTTTACCCTACAACCGCGCCCCGGTGTTGATTTTTGACCCGCATGGCGAATATGGCACGTTAGCCGAAATTCAAGGTCATCCCGCGTTTCAATCCCAGGATGGGTATGCGCCGCGAGTCAAGGTGCTGACGCCGGATCGCGTTAGGATTCGCATGTCTTCCCTGGATTATTATGATATTCAGACCTTGTTGCCCCAAATGAGCGATCGCCAACAGGCGATTTTGCATAAGGCGTTTATCAGCCTCAAGAAGCGAACCAACCTCGAACACCGCTGGGATATTGAGGATCTGATCCAAGAAGTCCACGACGCAGATCGTCAGGTGGATGAGGAAGGAAACGAAAAACTCGGATCGTCCGCCCCCGCCATTGAGTGGAAGTTAGAGAAACTCAAGCATTCCCCCTACTTCCACGCCCTCCACCACCTTGCGCCTAGAGATTTGTTTGAACCGGGACAAGTGACGGTATTTCAGATGAACGAAATTAGCCAAGAGGAACAGCAAGTCATCTGTGCGGCGATCCTGCGCCAAGCCTACCACGCCCGGATTAATACCCAAAAGGAGAAGATTTCGCCTGGGGATGAAAATTACTTACCCTTTCCCGTGTTTATTTTGCTAGAAGAGGCGCATCGTTTCGCCCCCGCCCACGATCCTTCCCGCTGTAAGGCGGTGTTACGCACGATCCTCAGTGAAGGACGCAAGTTTGGTTTAGGGGTGGGACTAATTACCCAACGCCCCGGAAAGCTAGACTCGGATGTCCTATCGCAATGTATGAGTCAGTTTTTGATGCGGATTATTAACCCTGTCGATCAAGATAGCTTGAAACATGGGGTGGAAGCTGCCGGACGCGACTTATTAAAGGAGTTACCCGCCCTCACGAAGGGACAGGTGATTATTTCTGGGGCTTGTGTGAATACGCCTGTGTTGTGTCAGGTTCGCAAGCGGTTAACTCAGCATGGGGGAGATACGCTAAATGCGCCGATGTTATGGCAGGGTTATTTTCAGACCCATCAGCTAGAACAACGGGAGGCTGAGGCTGCACCGTTAGTCGGGCGGGGGCGATCGCAAACTGTTAACGGTCGCAGTATCGAATAA